From Verrucomicrobiia bacterium, a single genomic window includes:
- the gap gene encoding type I glyceraldehyde-3-phosphate dehydrogenase, translated as MPVNVAINGFGRIGRLVFRAMVEQGLVGRDVNVVAVGDIVPADNLAYLVKYDSTQGRFAGTVTSKKSAPDKADDDVLVVDGSEIRVVSARTPAELPWKELGVDIVIESTGLFTDAAKDNPKSAYGHIVAGAKKVIISAPAKNEDVTVVMGVNHDKYDPAQHHVISNASCTTNCLAPLVHVLLKEGFGIEEGLMTTIHAYTATQKTVDGPSRKDWKGGRTAAINIIPSTTGAAKAVGLVCPEVKGKLTGMAFRVPTPTVSCVDLTVRTARDTSYAEISAAMKKASETYLKGVLEYTEDEVVSTDFIHSKSSSIYDKGSGIELNKRFFKLVSWYDNEWGYSCRVADLVKYLLGKGL; from the coding sequence ATGCCAGTGAATGTCGCTATCAATGGATTCGGCCGGATCGGACGCCTCGTCTTCCGGGCGATGGTGGAACAGGGCTTGGTGGGCAGGGACGTGAACGTGGTCGCGGTGGGCGACATCGTGCCGGCAGACAACCTGGCGTACCTGGTCAAGTACGACTCCACCCAGGGCCGGTTTGCGGGGACGGTCACCTCGAAGAAGTCGGCGCCGGACAAGGCGGACGACGATGTGCTGGTGGTGGACGGCAGCGAGATCCGCGTGGTCAGCGCCCGCACCCCGGCGGAGCTGCCGTGGAAGGAGCTGGGCGTGGACATCGTGATCGAGTCCACCGGGCTGTTCACCGACGCGGCCAAGGACAATCCGAAATCCGCCTACGGACACATCGTGGCGGGCGCGAAGAAGGTGATCATTTCGGCCCCGGCGAAGAACGAGGACGTGACGGTGGTGATGGGCGTCAACCACGACAAGTACGACCCGGCGCAGCATCACGTGATTTCCAACGCCTCCTGCACCACCAACTGCCTCGCGCCGCTGGTGCATGTCCTGCTCAAGGAGGGCTTCGGGATCGAGGAAGGCCTGATGACCACCATCCATGCCTACACGGCCACCCAGAAGACCGTGGACGGACCGAGCCGCAAGGACTGGAAGGGCGGGCGGACGGCGGCGATCAACATCATCCCCTCCACCACCGGCGCGGCCAAGGCAGTCGGGTTGGTGTGCCCGGAGGTCAAGGGCAAGCTGACCGGCATGGCCTTCCGGGTTCCGACCCCGACGGTTTCCTGCGTGGACCTCACGGTGCGCACCGCCAGGGACACCAGCTACGCGGAGATCAGCGCCGCCATGAAGAAGGCGAGCGAAACCTATCTCAAGGGCGTGCTGGAGTACACCGAGGACGAAGTGGTCAGCACCGACTTCATCCATTCCAAGTCGAGTTCGATCTACGACAAGGGCTCGGGGATCGAGTTGAACAAGCGCTTTTTCAAACTGGTGAGCTGGTACGACAACGAATGGGGTTATTCGTGCCGGGTCGCCGATCTGGTGAAATACCTGCTGGGCAAAGGCCTGTAG